Genomic window (Vigna radiata var. radiata cultivar VC1973A chromosome 1, Vradiata_ver6, whole genome shotgun sequence):
GCTCTGAGAATCCCATCACTTCAGGGTCTTCATGCAAGAGATTCAAGGAAGTTGCTTTGGCTTTTGAGACTGCAAGATCCTTGAACATGCTGAACAGATTCACAGTCACATTACCCAGATTAGTGCACTGTGATCTTCCCTTGCGACAGTATGAAGAATCCCAATGTCGTCTGTGCAAAATTAGAGCGAATCTAGGACCTTCAGGTGGTTGCTGCAAAAATTTTAAAGGCTTGGGAACCTTAAAGTTCACTATGTGCAAGTCACACGGCAAGGGAGCAGCAAGAGGAGAAAATGATCTTGGTGGTGGCTTCGCAGACTTGTCCGTTGGTTTCTTGGAAATGAATGTATGTAATGGATAGTTCAAATGAGAACCAACACAGTGAGATAAAAGAGAAGGGCTGTAAGGGAATGGGGTGGAAACCAAATTTGATGTGGCAGAAACATTGTTCTCCATTGTTAGATGGAAGACAACATTCATCACACGGTTATCCATCACTCCTTGTCCGAGACCACGACCATCATCTCTTACCAACCGACGATCAAGCATTATCTCTAGCCATCCGTTTTTAAGGCTTGCCACACCTAATGATTGCCGGGAATGGACGGAAAACCGGCGACCATTTGATCCCTGTAGGAATGCAAGAGAGGGCAGGGGGTAGTAATTGCCTTGAAGAGGAATCTTGTCGTAGGTTTCTCTTCGGCTCATTTGAAATCCATTTAGATCTGAATAAAAAATCTTCTTGTTATCAATATCTGTTTTATATCTAACTATCAATTCCTTATCATTGAATTCATGGCCAAGGAGCTCAACATGATATTCCTTTTCAATGACAAACCCTTGGACTGTACTCTCTCCACTGTATATTCGGGTGCTATGAGAAATGGGAGCTTTCTCCCAAGTTGTCCTAGGATAAGAGTATACTTCCTGCATCAAAGGGCCTTCTGAGACCAGCAATTGCCCACCTTCTTCAATAATTGGCTGGGCATCACCATTGGGCTTGAACAAGTATGCCCCACCAGAACTAGAATACAAACCAATTTCCTCTCTTACAGTATTTGGGGAATTATTTTTTGAGATTATCTTCTGTAACAAACCATACTTTACATCAAAAGTTAGTTTATGATTCTGATTCTCAATTTCAACCTCATCAGCCTCTATTTTCACACAAGAATAGGGTTTAGGACAGGCAATTGAGTTAGACTTAGAGAAGATTTTCAACTTTGCAGGCTTGGCCTTTTCACACTCATCAAAACCATTGGAAATATAATAAGTTTCCAATCCCAAAGCAGGAACAGAAACTTCCCAGTAAAGTCGATGTTTCCCAGTAAAGATCTTACTATTATGATGCTGCAGCTCAGGTAAAATCTGGCTTTGGACACAACTCCAGTTAGAGTCAACAACAGTAACATCAGGACTGTCAACAACTAGCATCACAACTTCTTCTCTAGTTTGTTCCAAAGGATTAAAAAAGACCACTGATTGGTAAGAACTCTCATGAACACCAATCACTTTATGCAATGGCTGAGCATCATATTTAGATCTGATTATTGCTGGCTCAAACTGGGAAGGACTGTGGTCTAATTTATCATAGCGGATTCCAAGAAGAGCCTCAACTGCCTTGGACATAAAAATCTGCAAGTCCAGTAAAGAAGTATGCATGCGCATTCCATAGTCCATAACCACGTGATCTTTTGCAGTACCAGTTACACCATCATGATGCTGAAAAAGAGCCAAGTTCCTTCTAGCAGCTGTCAACTTATAGGAAAACCCCATTGCAAACTTTTCACAATGTGCTCTCCGACAGCAACCAAGAATTAGAGCTACCATCATTTCAGTGGCACGAAGTGACTGTTCTAGTACCCTATCAACAGCCTTGAAGAAGGGTCGTGAAACATAATAACCACTCCAATAGTCTTGTTGCCGATCAGAATAAGTGAAAAAGTCACCTGATAGAGAAGGAAAACCTTCAACCAGTCCAGATCCTATTTCACCAGGAAATGAGTAATTTATTCTCTCTGCTTCTTCTCGCAGAGTTACAAAGTAGTCTTCCAAAGTACCAAACTTTGCCTCTGCATTCAAACTGGGGTTTGAATTGATATAATCAAACAACATTTGGTAATTTCTGAATTGTGCTTCTGCTTCTTCGACATTAATATACCGAAAATCATCTCCAAGAGGAACAAGAAGTGTATTGGTTCGGTACAAAGTTGACTTTTTCCTATATTGATCCAGCAATTTAAGAGCTCTTTCCTGAACATTTTCCTGAGTGGTCTCCACAGGATATTGCCCCCATGGACATTGCTCATAAACAAAACCCTGCATGCGTGCAAAATCAAACTGACAACAAACAGCAGGTTCTGGGCCACATGTGTGAGGTATATCATATGAATAAAAGGGCATCATGTGGACAAATATATCAGTGGTTTCATCTGTGTCCCAGCTTTGACGCCATATGTATTCTAACTTTTTATGCCATGCAAGCTCCTTCTTCAGCTCATAATGAGTTCTCTGTATAAGCATATTGTCAAAACCCATGCGACGGAGAAGATATGCCATGGTAGATGAGTAACCAAATGGATCTATAGCCCAAGAATTTTTTGGAACAAAACCAATGGTGTCATTCAACCACATATTCCCCTCTGTTACCTGTTACACAATAGTCTAAAGATTAAGGACACACAAAATACACGCTAAAGCAAAAGGATCATAGTTTGATATGGACATGAAATCACAAACGCATGGACAAGCTGAAACAAGGAAACATAATTTTCTCTTCTAATGAATGAATACCATGTTGCCCATACTTGAGAATGCAGTCCAATAATAATGAATTTGGGAGTATTAAGAAGAGGAATGCTCACTGGAAATTTATAGTATACAAAGTAACCTAGGCTTTATGTGTTATTGAAACTTATTTGACATCACTGTTTACAAGCTCTAACTTGATGCTTGAGATagcaattataataataaattaaattcataaaatacaGCTCATACAACAGAATATTGCACGTAAATAAACATGTTGggttatatatgtgtgtgtgagtgtgtatGTATAAATGAGATGCTTTTGCATCAATCTACATAAGCACATTATAAGACCTGATTAAGTTAACtacaaaatgagaaaaataatggttttaaaTTTAGACTACCACTATATTATAGGTACATGATAAAATGCATTccaacaaactaactaaaagttcaagttttaaaataataacattacaaaacacaaaATCTTCACAAGAACAATCACCTTTTAGACAAAATAGAACACAACTTTACTTTTATATGACCAGTCAGTTCTTTTAGGTAAATTTACTGAACAACTGAAAAGGCCTAGAAGCATTTACATCCATCAGCCTGCCAGCCCAATATCATAATAATGATGCATTACAACAGGAAAACCTAAATTGGACTGcccttttttcttaattatcaactacaaaaaaattatagaaaaacaaGTAAGAAATAAATCACTAATAAAAAGTTGTAGAAATAGACAAAACTTTCAGCATACCTGTTCAATTATAGCAAAATAATGGGAATTGGCCTGCAGGAATGAGAAAACCGTTAAAAAGTCAATTTTCCACAAGCAATAAAATCACCTGTAATCATATTTGTTTACAGGAATTTTCATTTGGACATTCCATAGACTTGCATGCCCCTAGAGCATAAACTTCCTTTAAAAGAGAGCAAACTTGAAGGTCCTTAAATTCTAAAAGCTTAAAGAACAAAACAatatgatgaaaagaaaagtatCACAAAACCTACCTTCCACAAATTCTCATGTCATAATAATTACCTCACCAAGAATGAAGTATCAACATATACATATGTGCTATTAACAGTAAACAGGAAAAGTGTCAAAATCAACATAATATTACCTCGTCATTCATCACCCAGCCGCCTCCAACAATTTCTAACTGTCCATTTTTCACCAAATTGATGAAGGATTCCTTCATCTCATCGGATGCATCCCTCCACCATCTCTCTAAGTATGACATTTCCTCCCATATGAACTTCCGGCGAGGATCCTACATACCCCGACCATCCAGTCAATATTATAGTAGAACTTTCtccaaaacacaaaagaataaaaggagCTACCTATGGAACTGACAGATTTATAAGCCCCATTTCGTTGAGCCTTATATTTTTCTGCTCTACATCCTAACATGCAAatgtaatcaaattaaaaaaaaaaaaaagtactatcAATATCTACCACTTTTGTTATCACATGCACAACCAGTGCGTAATCTACTGTTTCAAAGCAGCAAGTTAACTACTTCAATCCAGCAACACCAATTTACTCAACTACTCTGTTGTTCATTCAAGTAGAGCACTTGTTAACTTAATCACCATAATCTaatcaaacatttaaataataatattataatattcaatttcaaCACATACCATTTTAGTCGTAACATGCAGTGCCCCATCATTCATTCT
Coding sequences:
- the LOC106770832 gene encoding alpha-mannosidase 2 yields the protein MPFSSRRTPWASSILPSSNPKSKVPRKGRRRAWLTDFIFSNFFTIGLVISLSLFLLILLRFGVPKPIATHFRTRSSRARKPFGRKPLPNVLNTSALAGAGAVDITTKALYDKIEFLDVDGGAWKQGWSVTYRGNEWDAEKLKVFVVPHSHNDPGWKLTVEEYYDRQSRHILDTIVQTLTKDPRRKFIWEEMSYLERWWRDASDEMKESFINLVKNGQLEIVGGGWVMNDEANSHYFAIIEQVTEGNMWLNDTIGFVPKNSWAIDPFGYSSTMAYLLRRMGFDNMLIQRTHYELKKELAWHKKLEYIWRQSWDTDETTDIFVHMMPFYSYDIPHTCGPEPAVCCQFDFARMQGFVYEQCPWGQYPVETTQENVQERALKLLDQYRKKSTLYRTNTLLVPLGDDFRYINVEEAEAQFRNYQMLFDYINSNPSLNAEAKFGTLEDYFVTLREEAERINYSFPGEIGSGLVEGFPSLSGDFFTYSDRQQDYWSGYYVSRPFFKAVDRVLEQSLRATEMMVALILGCCRRAHCEKFAMGFSYKLTAARRNLALFQHHDGVTGTAKDHVVMDYGMRMHTSLLDLQIFMSKAVEALLGIRYDKLDHSPSQFEPAIIRSKYDAQPLHKVIGVHESSYQSVVFFNPLEQTREEVVMLVVDSPDVTVVDSNWSCVQSQILPELQHHNSKIFTGKHRLYWEVSVPALGLETYYISNGFDECEKAKPAKLKIFSKSNSIACPKPYSCVKIEADEVEIENQNHKLTFDVKYGLLQKIISKNNSPNTVREEIGLYSSSGGAYLFKPNGDAQPIIEEGGQLLVSEGPLMQEVYSYPRTTWEKAPISHSTRIYSGESTVQGFVIEKEYHVELLGHEFNDKELIVRYKTDIDNKKIFYSDLNGFQMSRRETYDKIPLQGNYYPLPSLAFLQGSNGRRFSVHSRQSLGVASLKNGWLEIMLDRRLVRDDGRGLGQGVMDNRVMNVVFHLTMENNVSATSNLVSTPFPYSPSLLSHCVGSHLNYPLHTFISKKPTDKSAKPPPRSFSPLAAPLPCDLHIVNFKVPKPLKFLQQPPEGPRFALILHRRHWDSSYCRKGRSQCTNLGNVTVNLFSMFKDLAVSKAKATSLNLLHEDPEVMGFSEQFGDLAQEGHVAISPMEIQAYKLELRAQ